One part of the Arabidopsis thaliana chromosome 1 sequence genome encodes these proteins:
- a CDS encoding Heavy metal transport/detoxification superfamily protein, translating into MLLLECNLNSKIQNLMRKCGQVAVTFKCQSSLTHSTSFQISEQKSLNPKPLHLIAYSSKAMTKDEDFKLLKIQTFSLRVNIHCEGCNKKVKKLLQRIEGVCHVKIEAEHQKVTVSGSVDSATLINKLVKAGKHAELWSPNPNQNQPQKPKTNDFIKNVNQKGQKQGSAKSGIEACKPKNGPKGAAFVAEEDGDGSEEEDGDVQFPKPANQQQQQNVVNAKKNSGGAAMNNGNNGVNAASKKVNQKQSNHNQNTQQVMAAMRMRTAGKMSTGVEANEIGALMGLAGFNGATNAVNHPPNGIQQQLQAPPLNNVNGVTNHNLTNSNGGMMMNMNGYNNHHPMNMQSRQMMHQPQQMMYQRSSFVPASSNGYYYNYTPSPYSYYPYYPYASDQYQQQSSHSHATNMSSEEDAGNNNSCNIM; encoded by the exons ATGCTTTTGTTGGAATGCAATTTAAACTCCAAAATTCAGAATTTAATGAGGAAGTGTGGTCAGGTCGCTGTTACTTTTAAGTGTCAGTCTTCACTCACTCACTCAACATCGTTTCAAATTTCAGAGCAAAAGTCTCTAAACCCAAAGCCTCTCCACTTAATTGCCTATTCTTCAAAAG cCATGACTAAAGATGAAGACTTTAAGCTCCTAAAGATCCAG ACGTTTTCACTCAGAGTCAACATTCACTGCGAGGGCTGTAACAAGAAAGTCAAGAAACTTCTTCAGAGGATCGAAG GAGTTTGCCACGTGAAGATAGAAGCAGAACATCAAAAGGTGACTGTTTCAGGGTCAGTTGACTCAGCCACACTCATCAACAAGCTTGTTAAAGCCGGGAAACACGCCGAGCTTTGGTCTCCtaacccaaaccaaaaccagcCTCAAAAGCCCAAGACTAACGACTTCATCAAGAACGTTAATCAAAAGGGTCAGAAGCAGGGGTCTGCCAAAAGTGGTATTGAAGCCTGTAAACCCAAGAACGGCCCTAAAGGTGCAGCCTTTGTAGCTGAGGAAGATGGAGATGGCAGTGAAGAGGAAGACGGAGATGTCCAGTTTCCTAAACCGGCGaatcagcagcagcaacaaaaCGTCGTCAACGCCAAGAAAAACAGTGGAGGAGCTGCGATGAACAATGGAAACAACGGAGTCAACGCAGCATCAAAGAAAGTcaaccaaaaacagagcaaccATAACCAGAACACTCAACAAGTAATGGCGGCTATGAGAATGAGAACCGCCGGGAAAATGAGCACTGGTGTTGAAGCCAACGAGATTGGAGCTCTCATGGGTCTTGCTGGCTTCAACGGCGCAACCAACGCAGTGAATCACCCTCCAAATGGGATTCAACAACAGCTTCAAGCTCCACCGTTAAACAACGTCAACGGCGTCACTAATCACAACCTCACCAATAGTAATGGAGGCATGATGATGAACATGAATGGGTACAATAATCATCATCCAATGAACATGCAGAGTAGGCAAATGATGCATCAGCCTCAGCAAATGATGTACCAAAGATCATCTTTCGTTCCAGCATCAAGCAATGGGTATTATTACAATTATACCCCTAGTCCCTACAGTTATTATCCTTATTACCCTTACGCAAGTGATCAGTACCAACAACAAAGTAGTCATTCACATGCAACAAACATGTCTAGTGAAGAAGACGCTGGTAATAACAATAGCTGCAACATCATGTAA
- a CDS encoding Heavy metal transport/detoxification superfamily protein (Heavy metal transport/detoxification superfamily protein; FUNCTIONS IN: metal ion binding; INVOLVED IN: metal ion transport; LOCATED IN: cellular_component unknown; EXPRESSED IN: 12 plant structures; EXPRESSED DURING: 6 growth stages; CONTAINS InterPro DOMAIN/s: Heavy metal transport/detoxification protein (InterPro:IPR006121); BEST Arabidopsis thaliana protein match is: Heavy metal transport/detoxification superfamily protein (TAIR:AT3G06130.1); Has 2286 Blast hits to 2008 proteins in 133 species: Archae - 0; Bacteria - 60; Metazoa - 111; Fungi - 41; Plants - 1285; Viruses - 0; Other Eukaryotes - 789 (source: NCBI BLink).): MTKDEDFKLLKIQTFSLRVNIHCEGCNKKVKKLLQRIEGVCHVKIEAEHQKVTVSGSVDSATLINKLVKAGKHAELWSPNPNQNQPQKPKTNDFIKNVNQKGQKQGSAKSGIEACKPKNGPKGAAFVAEEDGDGSEEEDGDVQFPKPANQQQQQNVVNAKKNSGGAAMNNGNNGVNAASKKVNQKQSNHNQNTQQVMAAMRMRTAGKMSTGVEANEIGALMGLAGFNGATNAVNHPPNGIQQQLQAPPLNNVNGVTNHNLTNSNGGMMMNMNGYNNHHPMNMQSRQMMHQPQQMMYQRSSFVPASSNGYYYNYTPSPYSYYPYYPYASDQYQQQSSHSHATNMSSEEDAGNNNSCNIM, from the exons ATGACTAAAGATGAAGACTTTAAGCTCCTAAAGATCCAG ACGTTTTCACTCAGAGTCAACATTCACTGCGAGGGCTGTAACAAGAAAGTCAAGAAACTTCTTCAGAGGATCGAAG GAGTTTGCCACGTGAAGATAGAAGCAGAACATCAAAAGGTGACTGTTTCAGGGTCAGTTGACTCAGCCACACTCATCAACAAGCTTGTTAAAGCCGGGAAACACGCCGAGCTTTGGTCTCCtaacccaaaccaaaaccagcCTCAAAAGCCCAAGACTAACGACTTCATCAAGAACGTTAATCAAAAGGGTCAGAAGCAGGGGTCTGCCAAAAGTGGTATTGAAGCCTGTAAACCCAAGAACGGCCCTAAAGGTGCAGCCTTTGTAGCTGAGGAAGATGGAGATGGCAGTGAAGAGGAAGACGGAGATGTCCAGTTTCCTAAACCGGCGaatcagcagcagcaacaaaaCGTCGTCAACGCCAAGAAAAACAGTGGAGGAGCTGCGATGAACAATGGAAACAACGGAGTCAACGCAGCATCAAAGAAAGTcaaccaaaaacagagcaaccATAACCAGAACACTCAACAAGTAATGGCGGCTATGAGAATGAGAACCGCCGGGAAAATGAGCACTGGTGTTGAAGCCAACGAGATTGGAGCTCTCATGGGTCTTGCTGGCTTCAACGGCGCAACCAACGCAGTGAATCACCCTCCAAATGGGATTCAACAACAGCTTCAAGCTCCACCGTTAAACAACGTCAACGGCGTCACTAATCACAACCTCACCAATAGTAATGGAGGCATGATGATGAACATGAATGGGTACAATAATCATCATCCAATGAACATGCAGAGTAGGCAAATGATGCATCAGCCTCAGCAAATGATGTACCAAAGATCATCTTTCGTTCCAGCATCAAGCAATGGGTATTATTACAATTATACCCCTAGTCCCTACAGTTATTATCCTTATTACCCTTACGCAAGTGATCAGTACCAACAACAAAGTAGTCATTCACATGCAACAAACATGTCTAGTGAAGAAGACGCTGGTAATAACAATAGCTGCAACATCATGTAA
- the LPR1 gene encoding Cupredoxin superfamily protein (Low Phosphate Root1 (LPR1); CONTAINS InterPro DOMAIN/s: Multicopper oxidase, type 3 (InterPro:IPR011707), Multicopper oxidase, type 2 (InterPro:IPR011706), Cupredoxin (InterPro:IPR008972), Multicopper oxidase, type 1 (InterPro:IPR001117); BEST Arabidopsis thaliana protein match is: Cupredoxin superfamily protein (TAIR:AT1G71040.1); Has 3143 Blast hits to 2693 proteins in 814 species: Archae - 12; Bacteria - 2669; Metazoa - 8; Fungi - 64; Plants - 261; Viruses - 0; Other Eukaryotes - 129 (source: NCBI BLink).): MESLLCRRRIKRVMVLIIALTWLRSTCGELEDQLFEVGKLKMFVDDLPDMPRLYGFNSVHGIIKPASLQIGMFSTKWKFHRDLPATPVFAYGTSRSKATVPGPTIETVYGVDTYVTWRNHLPKSHILPWDPTISPATPKHGGIPTVVHLHGGIHEPTSDGNADAWFTAGFRETGPKWTKTTLHYENKQQPGNMWYHDHAMGLTRVNLLAGLVGAYILRHHAVESPFQLPTGDEFDRPLIIFDRSFRKDGSIYMNATGNNPSIHPQWQPEYFGDVIIVNGKAWPRLNVRRRKYRFRIINASNARFFKFFFSNGLDFIVVGSDSAYLSKPVMTKSILLSPSEIVDVVVDFYKSPSRTVVLANDAPYPYPSGDPVNEENGKVMKFIINNESEDDTCTIPKKLINYPNADVSNAVLTRYISMYEYVSNSDEPTHLLVNGLPYEAPVTETPKSGTTEVWEVINLTEDNHPLHIHLGLFKVVEQTALLAAGLEEFKECMTKQNDAVKCQISKYARGKKTAVTAHERGWKNVFKMMPGHVTRILVRFSYIHTNASYPFDPTQEPGYVYHCHILDHEDNMMMRPLKVII, encoded by the exons ATGGAATCTCTGTTGTGTCGGAGGAGGATAAAGAGAGTCATGGTGCTAATAATAGCGTTGACATGGCTCCGTAGCACGTGCGGAGAGCTCGAGGACCAACTATTCGAAGTAGGAAAGCTTAAGATGTTCGTCGACGACCTCCCAGATATGCCCAGACTCTATGGCTTTAACTCTGTTCATGGTATCATCAAACCAGCTTCTCTTCAAATCGGCATGTTCTCCACTAAATGG AAATTCCACAGAGATTTGCCTGCGACGCCAGTGTTTGCATACGGTACATCACGGAGCAAGGCAACAGTTCCTGGTCCGACGATTGAAACCGTATATGGAGTAGACACATACGTTACGTGGCGAAATCACCTTCCTAAATCTCACATCCTTCCTTGGGACCCCACAATCTCCCCAGCAACTCCGAAACACGGTGGAATTCCTACGGTTGTTCACTTACATGGAGGAATCCACGAACCAACAAGCGACGGAAACGCCGACGCGTGGTTCACTGCCGGTTTCAGAGAAACAGGACCAAAATGGACCAAAACGACGTTACATTACGAGAACAAGCAACAACCTGGTAACATGTGGTACCATGACCATGCCATGGGTTTGACTCGAGTCAACCTCCTTGCCGGTTTGGTAGGCGCCTATATTCTTCGCCACCACGCCGTTGAATCTCCCTTTCAGCTACCTACTGGCGATGAGTTCGACCGACCGTTGATCATTTTTGATCGTAGCTTTCGTAAAGACGGGTCAATTTACATGAACGCCACTGGGAACAACCCATCGATTCACCCGCAGTGGCAACCGGAATATTTTGGCGATGTGATAATCGTTAATGGAAAAGCATGGCCAAGATTAAACGTCCGACGTAGGAAATACAGATTCCGTATCATAAACGCAAGCAACGCTAggtttttcaagtttttcttctccaacggTCTAGATTTCATCGTTGTGGGGTCTGATTCAGCGTATTTGTCAAAGCCGGTGATGACCAAATCGATTCTCTTATCTCCATCAGAAATTGTAGACGTTGTTGTTGATTTCTACAAATCACCGTCGAGAACGGTGGTGCTTGCTAATGACGCACCATATCCTTACCCTAGTGGTGATCCTGTCAACGAAGAAAATGGCAAGGTAATGAAATTTATCATCAACAATGAATCAGAGGATGACACATGTACAATTCCCAAGAAGCTCATCAATTATCCGAATGCTGACGTGTCAAACGCCGTTCTCACGCGTTACATCTCTATGTACGAGTATGTGAGTAACTCTGATGAGCCAACTCATTTGTTAGTCAATGGTTTGCCCTATGAAGCTCCCGTTACAGAAACTCCAAAATCAGGGACTACAGAG GTATGGGAAGTGATAAATTTGACGGAAGATAACCATCCGTTACACATTCATCTAGGATTGTTCAAAGTGGTAGAGCAAACGGCATTACTGGCGGCAGGATTGGAGGAGTTCAAGGAGTGTATGACGAAACAAAACGACGCGGTCAAGTGTCAAATTAGCAAATACGCTCGTGGGAAAAAGACAGCGGTGACGGCACACGAGAGGGGTTGGAAGAACGTATTCAAGATGATGCCGGGACATGTTACGAGGATACTTGTCCGCTTTTCTTATATCCACACTAATGCATCTTACCCATTCGATCCGACTCAGGAACCGGGCTATGTCTACCATTGTCAC ATATTGGACCATGAGGACAATATGATGATGAGGCCGCTTAAGGTCATCATTTGA